One Cryptomeria japonica chromosome 9, Sugi_1.0, whole genome shotgun sequence genomic window carries:
- the LOC131071648 gene encoding transcription factor MYB14-like, which yields MGRAPCCDKIGLKKGPWSPEEDQILIDFICINGHGNWRALPKKAGLLRCGKSCRLRWINYLRPDIKRGNFSSEEEETIIKLHQLLGNRWSAIASRLPGRTDNEIKNLWNTHLKKQLSLDYSECGDKIPSMEKGNLGLIQEKASVESTSRISNSSDTSYDSYNLSSGILPSINRLESEVIINGSSSSSLDWLESSFINSFDEPLGYNQHEPPDIEDDTFIIEKQDYGAEISTYEVMLEHSSNGKAHYFTSDCAEDDFLSSMDGADTILYLPEYVELQTNNDDSDGFGYWLNVLKQTGPSPTLL from the exons ATGGGCCGAGCTCCCTGCTGCGATAAAATAGGACTAAAGAAAGGTCCATGGTCTCCTGAAGAAGATCAAATACTCATTGATTTTATTTGCATAAATGGCCATGGGAACTGGCGGGCACTACCTAAGAAAGCAG GACTCTTGAGATGCGGGAAAAGTTGTCGCCTACGGTGGATTAATTACCTCAGACCAGACATTAAACGTGGGAATTTCAGTTCTGAAGAGGAAGAGACTATTATTAAGCTTCATCAACTTCTGGGCAACAG ATGGTCGGCCATTGCTTCGCGCCTGCCCGGAAGAACAGATAATGAGATAAAGAACCTGTGGAATACTCACTTGAAAAAGCAGCTTTCGCTTGATTACTCCGAGTGCGGTGATAAAATTCCATCAATGGAGAAGGGCAATTTAGGTCTAATTCAAGAAAAAGCTTCGGTTGAATCTACCAGCAGAATATCTAACTCTTCCGACACATCGTATGATTCATACAATCTGTCAAGCGGAATCCTCCCATCTATAAATAGATTAGAGAGCGAGGTTATTATAAATGGGAGTTCAAGTTCAAGTTTAGATTGGCTTGAATCCAGTTTTATAAATTCTTTTGATGAGCCACTTGGGTATAATCAGCATGAGCCACCGGATATTGAAGATGACACATTTATTATTGAAAAGCAGGATTATGGAGCCGAAATAAGCACATATGAAGTAATGTTGGAGCATAGCTCAAATGGAAAAGCTCACTATTTCACATCGGATTGTGCAGAAGATGATTTCTTGAGTAGCATGGATGGTGCAGACACAATTCTCTATTTGCCTGAATATGTAGAATTGCAGACTAATAATGATGATTCCGATGGCTTTGGTTACTGGTTAAATGTTTTGAAGCAAACCGGGCCATCACCCACGTTATTATAG